TACAGCCGACTGCCGGCCACAAGGGTTACGGCGGTAAAACCATAGATGAAAAATACAGAGCGGGGGGCGGGTACCTCCAGCACCACCAATACCGCAACCCAAATCAACACAGACAAAAACACTGCCTTGAAAGACACCCAAAGCGTGACATGCCCCATATAGCGGATAACCGCCCGGTAAAGCCCCAAGCGCGCCATCACGGGCACCGAAATCAGCGGCACCAAAATACAAGGCAACCAGTAGCGCTGCATGGGCTCAACAATATCGCCCAACCGAAGCGCAAGTGCCATCCAGCAGGCCATAAACAACATGACCAAATCAGACAGCACCACCAGACTTTGCTTTACCCGCCGATTCGCTTTCAGAAACCGGCTGACAATCTGCCTGAACATTGAATCAATCCCTTGATGTTGCTTATTCATGACGCCTTATAGCCTTTGGGGTGTTGCTGCTGCCAGCGCCAGGCATCCGCCAACATATCAGCAAGGCTGAATGATGCCCGCCAACCAAATTGTTCGAATGCTTTGTTCGGGTTTGCAAAGCATACCGCGATATCGCCTGCACGGCGTGCTTCAAAATAAAAGGGCACAGTACACCCAGTTACCTGCTCGAAGGTTTTAATTACCTCAAGAACACTGTAGCCCTGACCAGTGCCGAGATTCCAGATATGGACACCCGACGATTTCTGGATGGCCTGCAGTGCACCCAAATGCCCTTCGGCCAGATCCATCACATGAATGTAATCCCTGATACCTGTGCCATCCGGTGTTGGGTAGTCTGTTCCATAAATCGGCAAAGACGCCAACTGGCCTGCAGCCACTTGCGTCACATAGGGCAGCAAATTGTTGGGCGTTCCGCCCGGTGCCTCGCCGATCAGCCCGCTCTTATGCGCCCCCACCGGATTGAAATAGCGCAGAATCGCCACAGACCAACGGGTATCGCGCTCGGCAAGCTCAGTCAAAACCTGCTCAACCATCTGCTTGGTTTGGCCATAAGGGTTGGCTGCCCTACCCAATGGCATGGCTTCATCCACCGGGCCCATCGCGGTTTCGCCATACACCGTAGCCGACGAGCTGAACACCAAGTTGAATACGCCAGCGCGATCCATGGCCCTAAGCAAAGTGATGCTGCCAGAGAGGTTGTTGTCAAAATAGATCAGAGGGGTTTGTACGCTTTCAGCGACCGATTTCAAGCCCGCAAAGTGCAGCACGGCTGAAATCTCATACTGCGCAAACAGCCTGTCCAGTAAACCGGCATCACGAATATCGCCTTCAACAAAACTGACGGCCTGCCCGGTAATCTGTTCAACACGCTGCAGTGCAACGGACGAGCTGTTACACAGGTTATCAAGTACCACAACCCTGTAACCCGCCGCCAACAACACAACCAACGTATGTGAACCGATATACCCCGCCCCACCGGTCACCAGCACCATTTTGCCGGGCTCATGTTTTAATTCGATCACCAGACCTTTTGTCCACAAAAGTTAAATAACAACCAAAAAACCACCGGCGCCAAGCCCGCTCTCTCAACTGAGAGGTTTTGGAGCAGCCATGCACTCTGCCAGTATCGTGCAGGTTTTGTCGATTTCGGCTTGGGTCAGGGTTGGATGAACCAGGAACATCAAGCTGGTATCGCCCAACTGGTGGGCCACAGGCAAAGGCTTCTCAGGACGCCAGCCTGTGCCGTCAAATGCCTTTTCCAAATACACCTCTGAGCAAGACCCCGAAAAACAGGGCACTCCGTGCTCATTGATTAACTGCATGATGCGATCACGCCGTTGCGCAGTACCCTCAACGAACACGTAGCATTTGTATGCCCCATGCTCAATATGGGCAGGAACCTCAGGTACACGAAGCCCGGGTATCTTTTTAGCCGCGCCCCAAATCTGCTGCGCATAGCGCAGACGGGTTTCATGCCAATGAGGCATGCTCTTAAGCTGGATGCGCCCAATCACCGCCTGCACCTCGGTCATGCGCCAGTTGGTGCCAAAAGACTCATGCACCCAGCGGAAGCCCGGCGGATGCTTTCGCTCGTAGACCGCCTCCCAGTTTTTACCGTGATCCTTGAACGACCACATCTTTGACCAGAGCGCTTTGTCATTGGTGGTGACCATACCACCCTCACCACCGGTGGTCATGATCTTGTCCTGACAAAATGACCAGCAGCCAACATGACCGATTGAACCAACCGCACGCCCCTTGTAACGAGCACCATGCGCCTGGGCGCAATCCTCGATCACATACAGGCCATGCTGCTGCGCCAGCGCCATGATCGGGTCCATATCACAAGGCCAACCGGCAAGATGCACGCAAACAATGGCACGGGTGCGTTGCGTAATCATCTCAGAAATGGACTCAGCAGTTATATTCTGGCTATCGGGATCCACATCCGCAAACACCGGTACCGCACCGGCATTGACGATACTGGAGACAGAAGCTAGAAAAGTACGTGAGGTGACGATCACCTCATCACCCTTTCCAATCCCGAGTGCGTTCAGCGCCAGATCAAGGGCGACCGTACCGTTGGCAAGCGCAATGGCGTACGCAGCACCAACATAATCAGCAAACTCGCGCTCAAACTGACGTCCCTCCTGCCCAGTCCAGTAATTAACCTTATTGGAGAGCAACACATCACGCGCCGCGTTAGCCTCTTCCTCGGTGAAGGAAGGCCAAGGGGAGAACGGTCCGTTCAGCATTAAATACCTTTAGTCATCGTGTGAAATACCCATTGAGGGATATGACTCTGTTAAATCGACTTTGCAGGCACACCCACTGCAGTCACGCCATCCGGCAGGTCTGCCACCACTACAGCACCGGCACCTACTGTAACCTGCTGACCAATATGGACCAACTGTTTCACACAGACTCCTATACCAACCCAACTGTGTGCTCCTATCTGCACACCACCCGCCAATCGTGCCCCTGGGCTAATATGCGCACAGTCACCAATGCTACAATCATGATCAATACTGCAACCGGTATTGAGAATCACCCCCTCACCGATGCAGGCTGATACATTCACCACCACACTTGGCATCACTACAGTGCCCGCGCCCAGCTCAGCATATTGACTGACAATGGCAGACGGGTGAGTCAGTGTCACAACCGGTGCTGACATGTCCAACAGCCAGCGCAGCTTTTCAGCACGAATGCCATTGTCACCAATTGCAACGATTACACCGGTAAAGTCGCCTAGACGCGCTGCCAGCGATTGGCTATTACCCTCAACGTTCCAGTGGCCGTTATGCGACACCTCAGGCCATGCATCATCAAAGAATATGACTTCATGCCAGCCGCAACATTCGGCGACGTCGGCAACTACCTTGCCATGGCCACTGGCACCCAAAATTGCCAGACGCTTCACTTGTCACTTCCCGTAAACTTTGACATGGTCGCCTCACCTTCAGCTGTGACTCCGTCCCTAACCAGTACTTTCTTAACCGTCAAATACATGATCTTCAGATCGAGCCAGAACGAGCGGTTATCCACATACCACAGATCAAGCTTGAACCTCTCTTCCCAGCTGATTGTGTTACGACCATTCACCTGCGCCCACCCGGTAATGCCGGGGCGCACCTCATGGCGTCGATATTGCTCTTTTGAGTAAAGCGGCAGGTACTCCATCAGCAAAGGCCGAGGCCCAACCAGGCTCATATCGCCCTTGAGTACATTCCACAGCTCTGGCAGCTCATCCAGACTGGCCGCTCTCAGGAAAGACCCGAAAGGCGTCATCCGCTCCGAGTCCGGCAGCGGGTTGCCGTCCTTATCTACGGCATCACGCATGGTACGGAATTTGATCATTTCAAAGGGCTTGCCGTCTTTGCCGGGGCGCACCTGGCGGAACAGAACAGGAGAGCCAAGTTTGCGGCGGATCTGGAAGGCGACTGCAGCGATCACGGGGGCAAGCAGTAGCAGGCCAATGGTGGACGCGACAATATCGAAAAGACGCTTGATCATTATTCGAATAGTACCTTTGCCAGTTTCTCAGCCAACTGACCATATTCATACTGATCAAGTGCCACTTTACGACCATTTTCACCCATTTTTGCTCTTTCAGCGGGTGTCATTTGATAAAGCTTCAGTACTGCTTCGGAAAGTTTATCTGCATTTTGTGCGGGTATTTGTAAGCCTGCTTCAGCTTCTGAGACAGGCTTGTACTCACCTGAGTCTATTCCATAAATAATGGGGCGACCTGAGTAAAGATAGTCAAATAGCTTATTGGGTGAAACACCAAACCTGAATAGAGGGTCTTTCGTCAAACCAATGTAACAGACATCAAACCGAATTAGCACAGATTGTATTTCAACCTTGGGTATTGGCTCAACAAAAAAAACATTCTCTAAGCCTTTATTATCAACCAGTCCTTGCAATACTGGCTTTTCCTTACCAGAACCCACCATAACAAAAGCTATATCTGAATAGTCTTTGAGTTTATCTGCAGCATCAATCAACGTATCCAGCGCGTTGGCAACACCTAAGGTACCTGTATAGCCAATTATAAATTTATTCTTTGGTAACTGGTCGATAGCTTTAATATTTAGCGGCTCTTTTTGATTCACCTCTTCTAGTGAAAACCCATTGGGTATCCAGGTAAATTTGGCGCGATCCAGCCCTCGGCTAGACATATGCTCAACCGAATTTTTCAGGTTTGAGATTACCGCATCTGCCTCACGATATGCTTTGTCTTCAACCCATTGCATTAACCGAATAAAAGGATGCTTTAATGAAAACCCACCTAGTTCCGTTAAAGTCAGAGGCCAAATATCACGCACTTCAAACACCAACTTAGCTTTTGTTTTTTTTGCCAGCCATTGCGCACCAACAAACGATAACAATGACGGTGAAGAGCTTAATATTGCATCAGGTTTTGCTTTAATGAACTTTATAAGTTTTCTGAAGCGCCAAGGGAAGACAAACCAGTTGAGTGCACGCTGTTTGCTGTGTGCATCTTTATAATCGGGCATTTTTACCCAAACAAATTTAAATCCATCTACCTCTTCAAGTAAGAAGTCATCGTGGACGACTGGCTTTTCGCGCAGAATATGGTGAGCCGAAGAGCCAATAACATAAACGTTGTAACCACGCTTAGCCATCTCCCTTGCCATATAGTAATGGCGTCCTCCAACACCTGTTGAAGGCGTAGACGCGTATTGGTTAATAACCCAAACTGTCCTACTCATATCCCCGCCTTTAACAGCTCACTCACAATCCTTTCAGCCGCTCTGCCCCCACCATACAGCTGCAGTGTATCCTGCACTTTACGGCCAAGGTTTCGGTTAGCCGCATCTATGATTTTGCCTTGGTCTGCACCGACCAGCTCATTGGCACCAGCATGGATCAGCTCAACCCACTCGGTCTGGTCACGCATGGTGACGCAAGCTTTTCCGAAGAAGAAGGCTTCTTTCTGCACACCACCACTGTCGGTCAATACCAGTTCGCAGTGATCAAGCAGCCAAACCATCTCAAAATAGCCTACGGGGTCAATCAAGTGAACATTAAGTTCCAGCCCGTGTTGAGCAATCAGTTTACGGGTGCGCGGGTGCAGTGGTAAGACTATAGGCGCAAGGGTTGCGTTAATATTGTTCAGTGCCGCCACAATCGATGCCAAACGCTCGGGGTTGTCAGTATTCTCGGCACGGTGAAGGGTAGCCAGGATGAAGCCTTCGGGCAAATCATCCGCTGGGGCGCTGGCTTGTTCGGCAAATAACAGTGCCGAGTCCTGCATCACATCACCCAC
This DNA window, taken from Marinobacterium iners, encodes the following:
- the galE gene encoding UDP-glucose 4-epimerase GalE, producing the protein MIELKHEPGKMVLVTGGAGYIGSHTLVVLLAAGYRVVVLDNLCNSSSVALQRVEQITGQAVSFVEGDIRDAGLLDRLFAQYEISAVLHFAGLKSVAESVQTPLIYFDNNLSGSITLLRAMDRAGVFNLVFSSSATVYGETAMGPVDEAMPLGRAANPYGQTKQMVEQVLTELAERDTRWSVAILRYFNPVGAHKSGLIGEAPGGTPNNLLPYVTQVAAGQLASLPIYGTDYPTPDGTGIRDYIHVMDLAEGHLGALQAIQKSSGVHIWNLGTGQGYSVLEVIKTFEQVTGCTVPFYFEARRAGDIAVCFANPNKAFEQFGWRASFSLADMLADAWRWQQQHPKGYKAS
- a CDS encoding DegT/DnrJ/EryC1/StrS family aminotransferase codes for the protein MLNGPFSPWPSFTEEEANAARDVLLSNKVNYWTGQEGRQFEREFADYVGAAYAIALANGTVALDLALNALGIGKGDEVIVTSRTFLASVSSIVNAGAVPVFADVDPDSQNITAESISEMITQRTRAIVCVHLAGWPCDMDPIMALAQQHGLYVIEDCAQAHGARYKGRAVGSIGHVGCWSFCQDKIMTTGGEGGMVTTNDKALWSKMWSFKDHGKNWEAVYERKHPPGFRWVHESFGTNWRMTEVQAVIGRIQLKSMPHWHETRLRYAQQIWGAAKKIPGLRVPEVPAHIEHGAYKCYVFVEGTAQRRDRIMQLINEHGVPCFSGSCSEVYLEKAFDGTGWRPEKPLPVAHQLGDTSLMFLVHPTLTQAEIDKTCTILAECMAAPKPLS
- a CDS encoding NeuD/PglB/VioB family sugar acetyltransferase, with the translated sequence MKRLAILGASGHGKVVADVAECCGWHEVIFFDDAWPEVSHNGHWNVEGNSQSLAARLGDFTGVIVAIGDNGIRAEKLRWLLDMSAPVVTLTHPSAIVSQYAELGAGTVVMPSVVVNVSACIGEGVILNTGCSIDHDCSIGDCAHISPGARLAGGVQIGAHSWVGIGVCVKQLVHIGQQVTVGAGAVVVADLPDGVTAVGVPAKSI
- a CDS encoding sugar transferase gives rise to the protein MIKRLFDIVASTIGLLLLAPVIAAVAFQIRRKLGSPVLFRQVRPGKDGKPFEMIKFRTMRDAVDKDGNPLPDSERMTPFGSFLRAASLDELPELWNVLKGDMSLVGPRPLLMEYLPLYSKEQYRRHEVRPGITGWAQVNGRNTISWEERFKLDLWYVDNRSFWLDLKIMYLTVKKVLVRDGVTAEGEATMSKFTGSDK
- a CDS encoding glycosyltransferase family 4 protein, translating into MSRTVWVINQYASTPSTGVGGRHYYMAREMAKRGYNVYVIGSSAHHILREKPVVHDDFLLEEVDGFKFVWVKMPDYKDAHSKQRALNWFVFPWRFRKLIKFIKAKPDAILSSSPSLLSFVGAQWLAKKTKAKLVFEVRDIWPLTLTELGGFSLKHPFIRLMQWVEDKAYREADAVISNLKNSVEHMSSRGLDRAKFTWIPNGFSLEEVNQKEPLNIKAIDQLPKNKFIIGYTGTLGVANALDTLIDAADKLKDYSDIAFVMVGSGKEKPVLQGLVDNKGLENVFFVEPIPKVEIQSVLIRFDVCYIGLTKDPLFRFGVSPNKLFDYLYSGRPIIYGIDSGEYKPVSEAEAGLQIPAQNADKLSEAVLKLYQMTPAERAKMGENGRKVALDQYEYGQLAEKLAKVLFE
- the wecB gene encoding non-hydrolyzing UDP-N-acetylglucosamine 2-epimerase — protein: MQRILTIIGARPQFIKASVVSRAIQQNDGIEEIILHTGQHFDANMSDIFFNQLNIPRPDIQLDIHGGSHGEMTGRMLAEIEQALLEHKPDRILVYGDTNSTLAGALAAAKLHIPVAHVEAGLRSFNMQMPEEINRILTDQISDLLFCPTSTAVQNLNNEGFAHKPVQVLQVGDVMQDSALLFAEQASAPADDLPEGFILATLHRAENTDNPERLASIVAALNNINATLAPIVLPLHPRTRKLIAQHGLELNVHLIDPVGYFEMVWLLDHCELVLTDSGGVQKEAFFFGKACVTMRDQTEWVELIHAGANELVGADQGKIIDAANRNLGRKVQDTLQLYGGGRAAERIVSELLKAGI